From a single Peromyscus maniculatus bairdii isolate BWxNUB_F1_BW_parent chromosome 4, HU_Pman_BW_mat_3.1, whole genome shotgun sequence genomic region:
- the Ndufa8 gene encoding NADH dehydrogenase [ubiquinone] 1 alpha subcomplex subunit 8, which produces MRKGYRAASETQRGIEGDGRRGRGHLVRVAAAAVMPGIVELPTLEELKVEEVKVSSAVLKAAAHHYGAQCDKANKEFMLCRWEEKDPRRCLQEGKLVNSCALDFFRKIKRHCAEPFTEYWTCLDYSHLQMFRRCRKQQAKFDQCVLDNLGWVRPDLGELSKVTKVKTERPLPENPYHSRERPEPNPVIDEDLKPAKHGSRFFFWTT; this is translated from the exons ATGCGCAAAGGGTACAGGGCAGCCTCGGAGACCCAAAGGGGAATTGAAGGAGACGGGCGACGCGGCCGAGGGCACCTGGTCAGGGTCGCGGCTGCCGCCGTCATGCCGGGGATAGTGGAGCTGCCCACTCTGGAAGAGCTGAAAGTGGAGGAG GTGAAAGTCAGCTCAGCCGTGCTTAAAGCTGCCGCCCACCACTATGGGGCTCAGTGTGATAAGGCCAATAAGGAGTTCATGCTGTGCCGCTGGGAGGAGAAGGACCCCAGGCGCTGTCTGCAGGAGGGCAAGCTGGTCAACAGCTGTGCGCTGGACTTCTTCAG GAAGATAAAGCGTCACTGTGCAGAGCCTTTCACAGAGTACTGGACGTGCCTCGATTATTCCCACCTGCAGATGTTTCGTCGCTGCCGCAAACAGCAGGCAAAATTTGACCAGTGTGTGCTGGACAATCTGGGCTGGGTGCGGCCTGACCTTGGGGAGCTGTCCAAG GTCACCAAAGTGAAAACAGAGCGCCCTTTACCAGAGAACCCTTATCACTCACGAGAGAGGCCGGAGCCCAACCCTGTGATAGATGAGGATCTGAAGCCTGCCAAGCACGGCAGCCGGTTTTTTTTCTGGACCACTTAA
- the Morn5 gene encoding MORN repeat-containing protein 5 isoform X1: MQYTGSHYVGSYVNGRMEGNAEYVLPTDTRYVGDMKDGMFHGEGTLFFPSGSRFDATWEKGLAVKGKYTFADGLQYEDRHWHYCDSYDRRFFTEICYGLKPSGISQLTNMDPPRKIPPGCYDCGDGFYNPTTRVIKDYRNRFLRNAGHISQGSAQSHTPRGLPVITEESLHLLTLLSG; encoded by the exons ATGCAGTACACCGGGAGCCATTATGTCGGGTCATACGTAAACGGGAG GATGGAGGGCAATGCAGAATACGTCCTCCCTACTGACACGAGATATGTTGGGGACATGAAGGATGGCATGTTCCACGGAGAAGGAACCCTGTTCTTCCCCAGCGGGAGCAGATTCGATGCCACCTGGGAGAAGGGATTGGCGGTGAAG ggCAAGTACACCTTCGCTGACGGGCTGCAGTACGAGGACAGACACTGGCACTACTGTGACAGCTACGACCGCAGGTTCTTCACCGAGATCTGCTACGGCCTGAAGCCCTCAG GTATCTCTCAGCTCACCAACATGGACCCACCTAGAAAAATCCCCCCAGGCTGTTACGACTGTGGAGATGGCTTCTATAACCCCACCACCAGGGTCATTAAGGATTACCGAAACCGCTTTCTGAGAAATGCAG GCCACATCTCTCAGGGCTCAGCACAGAGCCACACACCACGAGGTCTGCCTGTGATCACTGAAGAATCGCTTCACCTGCTCACTCTCCTCTCAGGGTGA
- the Morn5 gene encoding MORN repeat-containing protein 5 isoform X2, which produces MQYTGSHYVGSYVNGRMEGNAEYVLPTDTRYVGDMKDGMFHGEGTLFFPSGSRFDATWEKGLAVKGKYTFADGLQYEDRHWHYCDSYDRRFFTEICYGLKPSGISQLTNMDPPRKIPPGCYDCGDGFYNPTTRVIKDYRNRFLRNAVWTVCCWHFMCECLVHTRPERAMEALGL; this is translated from the exons ATGCAGTACACCGGGAGCCATTATGTCGGGTCATACGTAAACGGGAG GATGGAGGGCAATGCAGAATACGTCCTCCCTACTGACACGAGATATGTTGGGGACATGAAGGATGGCATGTTCCACGGAGAAGGAACCCTGTTCTTCCCCAGCGGGAGCAGATTCGATGCCACCTGGGAGAAGGGATTGGCGGTGAAG ggCAAGTACACCTTCGCTGACGGGCTGCAGTACGAGGACAGACACTGGCACTACTGTGACAGCTACGACCGCAGGTTCTTCACCGAGATCTGCTACGGCCTGAAGCCCTCAG GTATCTCTCAGCTCACCAACATGGACCCACCTAGAAAAATCCCCCCAGGCTGTTACGACTGTGGAGATGGCTTCTATAACCCCACCACCAGGGTCATTAAGGATTACCGAAACCGCTTTCTGAGAAATGCAG tgtggaCAGTGTGCTGCTGGCACtttatgtgtgagtgcctggtgcACACGAGGCCAGAGAGGGCAATGGAGGCCCTGGGACTatag